A section of the Gallus gallus isolate bGalGal1 chromosome 4, bGalGal1.mat.broiler.GRCg7b, whole genome shotgun sequence genome encodes:
- the LOC121110758 gene encoding basic proline-rich protein-like isoform X1: MLRFDKSTEDVQAIGNRNQPEPHGSLQRARVESGATGPGPAPGCAPTPGALTAPRARGARSDPQPQREQQRSVAHSRPPPPSFYGERLKAPKAREPPPREDRGRPPPHLPQGRRPPPRSAPGPDAACSRPPRCRERPGRATGQRVPRERPPAPPPPAPRSRAPAALPAPRRRPGAGGPGGAVKLRRPPRAVPRPLPPREPSPPEPARPASRLSPHPAPGAAAARPTSPGERLSPRAAPRPPPAHSLLRRQQRRQPGPPIPATAPAPPSPPPAAAAPRATARAPERTASRGTAALRSGARRLRVRGEAAGEEAEARASGSAFRACARSRSRGREGAAQARWASRLPDLGSPRLASPAPPGEEMAAGAVSPGSGGGRRPARGKGALSGAASDRGDPAPSRSSVSAIGAGKRAELAGRPSASPCSRLAPVCEAVSSVSRRKRLRQRWKSQLLWKSFLVCSENTLYQRRSVRLQLETAGLSDNKS, encoded by the exons ATGCTCCGTTTTGACAAGAGCACGGAGGAT GTACAAGCCATCGGAAACCGAAACCAACCAGAACCCCACGGCTCCCTTCAGCGGGCACGCGTGGAAAGCGGGGCGAcagggcccggcccggccccgggctGCGCACCGACCCCCGGCGCTCTCACTGCACCCAGAGCCAGAGGAGCGCGGAGCGACCCTCAGCCTCAGCGTGAGCAGCAGCGCTCGGTAGCGCACTCGCGGCCACCGCCACCAAGTTTCTACGGGGAACGCCTGAAAGCACCGAAAGCGCGAGAGCCGCCTCCCCGCGAGGACcgcggccgcccgccgccccaCCTGCCGCAgggccgccgcccgccgccccgcagcgccccgggCCCGGACGCGGCCTGCAGCCGCCCGCCGCGCTGCCGggagcggccgggccgggcgaCGGGCCAG CGGGTGCCCCGCGagcgccccccggccccgccgccgcccgcgccccGCTCAAGGGCGCCCGCCGCCCttcccgcgccccgccgccgccccggcGCAGGGGGACCCGGCGGCGCTGTCAAACTTcggcggccgccccgcgccgtCCCCCGCCCGCTCCCTCCTCGGGAGCCGAGCCCGCCGgagcccgcccgccccgcgtCGCGCCTCTCCCCGCACCCCGCTCCCggcgcggccgccgcccgcccgaCCTCTCCCGGCGAGCGCCTCTCCCCgcgcgcagccccgcgcccgccgccggcACACAGCCTTCTCCGGCGGCAGCAGCGCCGGCAGCCGGGCCCGCCAATCCCCGCCACCGCGCCTGCGCCGCCGAGCCCACCGCCGGCAGCCGCGGCGCCTCGCGCCACCGCGCGTGCGCCAGAGCGCACTGCAAGCCGCGGCACGGCGGCCCTTCGCTCCGGAGCGCGGCGTCTGCGCGTGCGCGGAGAGGCGGCGGGCGAAGAGGCGGAGGCGCGAGCGAGCGGGTCGGCCTTCCGCGCGTGCGCGAGATCGAGGAGCcgggggcgggagggggccgcGCAGGCGCGGTGGGCGTCGCGTCTTCCTGACCTGGGttcacctcgcctcgcctcacccgCACCGCCCGGGGAGGAAATGGCGGCGGGCGCTGTCTCA ccggggTCCGGCGGGGGGCGGCGTCCCGCCCGCGGGAAGGGCGCGCTGAGCGGTGCTGCCTCAGATCGGGGGGACCCCGCGCCGTCCCGCTCCTCGGTTTCTGCTATCGGTGCGGGGAAGCGGGCGGAGCTCGCAGGTCGGCCTTCAGCGTCTCCATGTTCGCGTTTAGCGCCGGTTTGCGAGGCGGTCTCGTCTGTCAGTCGTCGGAAGCGGCTCCGGCAGCGTTGGAAATCTCAACTTCTCTGGAAATCCTTTCTTGTGTGTTCAGAAAATACGTTGTATCAGCGCAGGAGCGTGCGGCTGCAATTGGAGACAGCAGGGCTGTCTGATAATAAAAGTTAG